A window of Pseudochaenichthys georgianus unplaced genomic scaffold, fPseGeo1.2 scaffold_2326_arrow_ctg1, whole genome shotgun sequence genomic DNA:
attgggtATGTTAttgtgattttatgattatttaaatgtatagagTTCTGTTTCGTGTGGGTGTTTCCCtggatctagtctctttatttccccctcgaAGTGCACCAGGTTGATGCATCTAagggtgcgtttagccgctcgGTGCGGTTCGTTcgggtcggtgtgaacacagatctctgaagtgaactaagccaccggactctggtccgcctcaagaggtggtctcggagcgcttgctagtgaactctggagcggttcatcgctggtgtgaacgcagtccgcaccaaaacataggaagcgtagtatttacgagTCATaagaacgcggatgtcttcaaaatctttagcgaaagagtctaaACTAgtaattataaatatatgtatgtgagatactgacaggctgtcaggagggggagagagaggatggaagatttaaagtgatgtttaaatctaccatttaggccccgcccactggatcggatcggcgatcggtatcggccgatactgattccggcgatcggccccgaaattggcgatcggagcatccctaattttaacggacattgttgttgttggagtctgttgatctccagactaacagcagcatgagaataacctgccgaaagtgccgatgctccatggcggaggcttcggtagaaattgccgggatttgcgtttttacccccttaatgtctgaccaatggttgaacagcatttccgtgcacatgacttgtgtttaaagtttatagtccgtttgagttttgccgtgtgaacgcaaaccgaaccttctgagaaATGAAACGATgcaacaaactgtggtctggagCACCAGAGAAGCGACTATTAGGTCTGAATGAGACCGAAGTCCAACAtttagcatgcccccggacccccctgtaggatttgaggtccacccccactatttggttcctaaatagatttgcacttttttttttaaatagtaacccatctccatatgtttacttttgggtagtagatttcaactagagggctatcactacgggcagcaacgctgtaaatattgacaaataaatccagcaaaatgtcacaaaaaactggtagtggcctggctgggtgtataattcccagcttgacttattgtcccagtccggccctggctCCAGAGGTCCGGCCCTGGCTCCAGAGGTCCGGCCCTGGCTCCAGAGGTCCGGCCCTGGCTCCAGAGGTCCGGCCCTGGCGCTCCAGAGGTCCGGCCCTGGCGCTCCCGAGGTCGGGCCCTGGCGCTCCCGAGGTCGGGCCCTGGCTCCCGAGGTCCGGCCCTGGCGCTCCAGAGGTCCGGCCCTGGCGCTCCCGAGGTCGGGCCCTGGCGCTCCCGAGGTCGGGCCCTGGCTCCCGAGGTCCGGCCCTGGCTCCCAAGGTCCGGCCCTGGCTCCAGAGGTCCGGCCCTGGCTCCCGAGGTCGGGCCCTGGCTCCCGAGGTCGGGCCCTGGCTCCAGAGGTCCGGCCCTGGCTCCCAAGGTCCGGCCCTGGCtcccgagggccggccctggctcCCGAGGTCCGGCCCTGGCCCGGTGATTTCTTTGCATTTAGGAATTGTTATTTACTATTTTGCCAAATAAGCACATTGCCAAGCTGGCAGGCAGGAAGCAGAGCCCTGAGGAGGTACTGGTCGTTCTGGCTGAAGATATCGGGGCAGACATTTATCTGGTCGACTCAGCGTCGGACGGCGAGGACCTCCTGCAGCCGGAGCGACGCCGGCACAGCCGGCACTCACATCATGTTCCACCAGCGGAAAGGTACGTCATCTCTTTGGTCCATTACTTAGTGATCTGGTGTAAGACAGGGGGGTGCAAACTGTTTTCACGGGGGCCACGGACAGAAAGATATGCGAAGGGCTGGGCCGCTCAGAGAGGTTTATCGCCTCGTACGTTAAGTCAGCTAAATGATTCTTGATGCATGAATATGCTTTGAGAAACAAGCGGCTCTCCAGAGGGTTTGCTTTATCTCGTTGGCATCCCTTAAAACAGAGTCCTTATAAGAACACGAAATAGGAAGGGACGTCATCTCTCTCTTTTTATCGAGTACTTATTCATCGACCACCTTATTGTCCTGCAGTGACTGAAGTAAAGTCACACATCAAGCTGGATGGTACCTTCCCCGTACAGGAATCATTACCTCAACGTCCAGTTAGTGTTACGTCTGTTTGGAGTTCTGTTTTCTAAAGTATAAGCCGGTGAATTCATCTGTTTGTTTTCACAGTGATGGAGAGTACGAGCCTCAGCCATCATCTTCCTCAGCTGGATCTTCCTCACCCAAAGACACGCAGTCCAAAGGAGAAGCCTCTCCAAACCCCAAGAAGCGTGTCCGCAGGTCTCCCCGCGGTGGGTCTCCGGCCCTCAGGTGGCGCAGCAGAGAGGAGAAGGACAGAGGACCAGCGCCTCGGAGGTTCATGCCAGCCCGGGTCCCCGGCCCCGCGTTAGACCCCAGCGCACCATCCCCCCCCCCGCTCACATGCATGCCCatgtattatggggaagatggcACCCAGTCCAGGAAGTACTGCAGGAGGTGCAGAGATGCCGGCTACAAGAGGGTGAAGACACCGGTCTACTGCAGGAAGTGCCTGGTCCCGCTGTGCCTCACTGCCAAGAAGAACTGTTTCACAGAGTGGCACGACTAAGCGCATCCAGGATGCTTAAAGGATGCTTAAAGGATGCTTAAAGGACTGCCCGTGCGTTGTTTTCACCTCCCTCTaaagagtgggtttcttttatATTGTGTTTAATGCTTGAAATAAATCTTCTCCAGTTGGAGTCGAACTTCATTTCCTGCGTGTGTTTCTGATGAATGGGGAGAGGGATGGAGGTCTGGGTGGATTTTCAAAAGCAGTGTGGTTCCTGAGAAAGGTCAAAGGGCACTGATGGCCCTGATGTACCCAAAGGCGAGTCCGCCTGGACCTGCCTCTGCTACACCTCTCTGAAGAATGGCAAGTTTCACGACATGAGCATCTATCCTGATATGTTGTGGTTTGGATCCCTAAAGGTTCTGGGCTGGATCCCTAAAGGTTCTGGGTCCCTAAAGGTTCTGGGCTGGATCCCTAAAGGTTCTGGGCTGGATCCCTAAAGGTTCTGGGCTGGATCCCTAAAGGTTCTGGATCCCTAAAGGTTCTGGGCTGGATCCCTAAAGGTTCTGGGCTGGATCCCTAAAGGTTCTGGGCTGGATCCCTAAAGGTTCTGGATCCCTAAAGGTTCTGGGCTGGATCCCTAAAGGTTCTGGGCTGGATCCCTAAAGGTTCTGGGCTGGATCCCTAAAGGTTCTGGATCCCTAAAGGTTCTGGGCTGGATCCCTAAAGGTTCTGGGCTGGATCCCTAAAGGGGCTGGATCCCTAAAGGGGCTGGATCCCTAAAGGTTCTGGTTTGGATCCCTAAAGGTTCTGGATCCCTAAAGGTTCTGGGCTGGATCCCTAAAGGTTCTGGATCCCTAAAGGTTCTGGGCTGGATCCCTAAAGGGGCTGGATCCCTAAAGGTTCTGGGCTGGATCCCTAAAGGTTCTGGTTTGGATCCCTAAAGGTTCTGGATCCCTAAAGGTTCTGGTTTGGATCCCTAAAGGTTCTGGGCTGGATCCCTAAAGGTTCTGGGCTGGATCCCTAAAGGTTCTGGATCCCTAAAGGTTCTGGGCTGGATCCCTAAAGGTTCTGGATCCCTAAAGGTTCTGGGCTGGATCCCTAAAGGTTCTGGATCCCTAAAGGTTCTGGGCTGGATCCCTAAAGGTTCTGGGCTGGATCCCTAAAGGGGCTGGATCCCTAAAGGTTCTGGGCTGGATCCCTAAAGGTTCTGGTTTGGATCCCTAAAGGTTCTGGTTTGGATCCCTAAAGGTTCTGGATCCCTAAAGGTTCTGGGCTGGATCCCTAAAGGTTCTGGATCCCTAAAGGTTCTGGGCTGGATCCCTAAAGGGGCTGGATCCCTAAAGGTTCTGGTTTGGATCCCTAAAGGTTCTGGGCTGGATCCCTAAAGGTTCTGGTTTGGATCCCTAAAGGTTCTGGTTTGGATCCCTAAAGGTTCTGGGCTCCTATCCCATCATTTTGGAGGAAAAGTCAgaactttgagaaaaaataccaacaaaaatacatcaccatgtgtccccggtgagtcaggagactctcaaagtgatgtctcctctacatcaccatgtgtccccggtgtgtccccggagtgtctggagactctcaaagtgatgtctcctctacatcaccatgtgtcccctgtgtgtccccggtgagtcaggagactctcaaagtgatgtctcctctacatcaccatgtgtccccggtgtgtccccggagtgtctggagactctcaaagtgatgtctcctctacatcaccatgtgtccccggtgtgtcaggagactcaataagtgatgtctcctctacatcaccgtgtgtccccggtgtgtcaggagactcaataagtgatgtctcctctacatcaccgtgtgtccccggtgtgtcaggagactcaataagtgatgtctcctctacatcaccatgtgtccccggtgtgtccccggtgtgtcaggagactctcaaagtgatgtctcctctacatcaccatgtgtccccggtgtgtcaggagactcactaagtgatgtctcctctacatcaccatgtgtccccggagtgtcaggagactctcaaagtgatgtcgcctctacatcaccatgtgtccccggagtgtccccggtgtgtcaggagactcaataagtgatgtctcctctacatcaccgtgtgtccccggtgtgtcaggagactcaataagtgatgtctcctctacatcaccgtgtgtccccggtgtgtcaggagactctcaaagtgatgtctcctctacatcaccatgtgtccccggtgtgtcaggagactcactaagtgatgtctcctctacatcaccatgtgtccccggtgtgtccccggagtgtcaggagactctcaaagtgatgtctcctctacatcaccatgtgtccccggtgtgtcaggagactcactaagtgatgtctcctctacatcaccatgtgtccccggagtgtcaggagactctcaaagtgatgtctcctctacatcaccatgtgtccccggtgtgtcccgagactctcaaagtgatgtctccccggtgtgtcaggagactctcaaagtgatgtcttctctacatcaccatgtgtcccctgtgtgtcaggagactctcaaagtgatgtcttctctacatcaccatgtgtcccctgtgtgtcaggagactctcaaagtgatgtctcctctacatcaccatgtgtccccggtgtgtcaggagactctcaaagtgatgtctcctctacatcaccatgtgtccccggtgagtcaggagactctcaaagtgatgtctcctctacatcaccatgtgtccccggtgagtcaggagactctcaaagtgatgtctcctctacatcaccatgtgtccccggtgtgtcaggagactctcaaagtgatgtcttctct
This region includes:
- the LOC117442027 gene encoding uncharacterized protein; amino-acid sequence: MLQLDGFPTGDAVKADRSAGRLTGSMMELQTLQEALKVEIQIHQKLVSQMKQDPQNADLKKQLHELQANITALSEKQKKVVEQLRKELMKQEPEGKLYLQTPAGGDVKQSPQQHIAKLAGRKQSPEEVLVVLAEDIGADIYLVDSASDGEDLLQPERRRHSRHSHHVPPAESDGEYEPQPSSSSAGSSSPKDTQSKGEASPNPKKRVRRSPRGGSPALRWRSREEKDRGPAPRRFMPARVPGPALDPSAPSPPPLTCMPMYYGEDGTQSRKYCRRCRDAGYKRVKTPVYCRKCLVPLCLTAKKNCFTEWHD